The following are encoded in a window of Prevotella melaninogenica genomic DNA:
- a CDS encoding DUF6080 domain-containing protein, with product MHIFDIFKVKKEERWLAFAMLAVFVTFNAMVIASHYHVYTMDAHGGFWSIFTKNFRMSGYDCWSWIMISGGRIHFVTSRHPLYLTFLYPLYLLNDWLIQNVGYNFAVYFMAVIIVFSAFYAVLFMYRVFREVLELRRKDARLLTLLLFSFGHVLIPTMVPDHFVISLMLLSLTLYITGKKMKKGQLLTAWQSLVLTFFTAGMATSNGVKTLLAGLFTNGKKVFTCKFISIGVVLPLLLLLGIQQSQYYLLEVPQQAVVRHIESETLKKNPQKVLEHKKQRDEWQRTHLGQPVGEGVITKLMDVSTPRVPTIVENFFGESIQLHQRSLLKDVSWERPIFVEYNWSLNYFIEAFIVLLFIVGIVFSYKQRFFKMLLAWFACDLTLHLILGFAVTEVYIMTSGWAFIIPISYGYLLKRLSMKWLKLMRVALIMLTIYLWIYNAGQTVYYLMS from the coding sequence ATGCACATATTCGATATTTTCAAGGTGAAGAAAGAAGAACGCTGGCTGGCTTTTGCCATGTTAGCAGTCTTTGTTACGTTCAATGCGATGGTGATAGCAAGCCACTATCACGTCTACACTATGGATGCACATGGAGGATTTTGGAGTATCTTTACCAAGAATTTTCGTATGTCAGGCTATGATTGCTGGTCGTGGATAATGATTTCGGGAGGTCGTATTCACTTTGTTACCTCGCGTCATCCGTTGTATCTTACTTTTCTTTATCCGCTCTATCTGCTCAATGATTGGCTCATACAAAATGTAGGATACAACTTTGCTGTGTATTTCATGGCTGTTATCATTGTCTTTTCGGCATTCTATGCAGTTCTCTTTATGTACCGTGTTTTCCGTGAAGTATTGGAGTTGAGGCGGAAAGATGCAAGACTACTTACCTTGTTGTTATTCTCTTTTGGACACGTACTCATCCCAACCATGGTGCCCGATCATTTTGTTATCTCCCTGATGCTCCTCTCTCTGACACTCTACATCACGGGAAAGAAGATGAAGAAAGGACAATTACTAACAGCTTGGCAATCGTTAGTTCTAACCTTCTTCACGGCAGGAATGGCAACTTCAAATGGGGTGAAGACCCTGTTAGCAGGTTTGTTTACCAATGGAAAGAAGGTATTTACCTGTAAGTTTATTTCTATCGGAGTAGTCCTGCCATTGCTCTTGTTGCTCGGTATTCAACAGTCTCAATATTATCTTTTGGAGGTTCCACAGCAAGCAGTTGTGCGTCATATCGAAAGCGAAACACTGAAGAAGAACCCGCAGAAGGTGCTCGAACACAAGAAACAAAGGGATGAATGGCAGCGAACACACCTCGGTCAGCCTGTAGGAGAAGGGGTGATAACAAAGTTGATGGATGTCTCTACACCACGTGTTCCGACCATCGTAGAGAACTTTTTTGGCGAGTCTATTCAGCTTCATCAGCGTTCGTTATTAAAGGATGTTTCGTGGGAACGTCCCATCTTCGTGGAATACAACTGGAGTTTGAACTATTTCATCGAGGCTTTTATTGTCCTCTTATTTATAGTAGGTATAGTGTTTAGCTATAAGCAACGGTTCTTTAAAATGCTTTTAGCTTGGTTTGCTTGTGACCTCACCTTGCATCTCATCCTCGGATTTGCCGTCACTGAAGTGTATATAATGACTTCAGGATGGGCATTCATTATCCCCATCTCCTATGGTTATTTACTGAAACGATTGTCGATGAAATGGCTAAAATTGATGCGCGTGGCGTTAATTATGCTAACCATCTACCTTTGGATTTACAATGCAGGACAGACAGTCTATTACTTAATGTCGTAA
- a CDS encoding GtrA family protein translates to MLKNEIKNKKKLGEIVRFIIVGSSAAAIQYGTYLLLICWLQPLIANTIAYLVSFTFNYIASTRYTFRVKSTTKRGVGFIFSHIINFLLQSFCLKIFLLLGLSKQIALIPMFAICVPINFLLVRFFLHRK, encoded by the coding sequence ATGCTGAAGAATGAAATAAAGAACAAGAAAAAGCTCGGTGAAATCGTACGTTTTATCATCGTTGGATCATCAGCTGCAGCCATACAATACGGTACATATTTGCTGTTAATATGCTGGCTACAGCCTCTCATCGCAAATACCATTGCTTACCTTGTTAGCTTCACATTCAACTATATCGCTTCCACACGTTACACCTTCCGTGTAAAGTCGACTACCAAACGAGGCGTAGGCTTTATCTTTTCGCATATCATCAACTTCCTTTTGCAAAGTTTCTGCCTGAAAATCTTCCTTCTTTTAGGTCTCAGCAAGCAGATAGCATTGATTCCTATGTTCGCTATTTGTGTTCCGATCAACTTCCTTTTAGTGCGCTTTTTCTTACATAGGAAGTAA
- a CDS encoding DUF6080 domain-containing protein, whose product MWMKFIKIRKDERLSVCLFLLWQLIMHATVIIPYYSVFSRISRDYRKNFLDWFHVSGFDPLTYCVVTDWTTAYDVHRHPLLAFFYYPIYLINQGLMSLLGINCVQFLVAIVLLISSLYAFLLMMRIGRELLHLSQRESSVLAFLLFSFAYVLLAAISPDHFILSLFLILLVIYVTGKQMAEHKPLKKWQSIVFFILTAGVSLNNGLKVLLADFFSKGKRFFHPKNLIFVVILPSVAIWSFGLWEYKTFVADSVNTRKAHEKKAVKDEKTKMWKEFSDTTHLKDSKQQKEGFALLWKKHRKAQLKAKYSAPQYAHSGTPVSKQPFLNWTDVTTSRCETLVENLFGESIQLHQKYTLCDVIRDRPVFVSYNWVVNYIVEGLIVLLFLGGIWAGKRSKLMWMCLSFFALDMILHIGLGFGINEVYIMTAHWAYVIPLCIGCLIKSMKGGIRHAITLLTALIALYLIVYNSALIIFTL is encoded by the coding sequence ATGTGGATGAAGTTTATTAAAATAAGAAAAGACGAGCGCCTTTCGGTTTGTTTATTCCTCCTGTGGCAGCTCATCATGCACGCCACAGTGATTATTCCTTACTATTCGGTGTTCTCAAGAATATCAAGGGATTATCGGAAAAACTTCCTCGATTGGTTCCATGTGTCAGGTTTCGACCCACTCACTTATTGCGTTGTTACCGACTGGACAACAGCCTACGATGTGCATAGACACCCTTTGTTGGCTTTTTTCTACTATCCGATCTATCTTATTAATCAGGGATTAATGAGCTTATTGGGCATTAACTGTGTACAGTTCTTGGTTGCTATCGTCCTTCTCATCAGTTCCCTTTATGCGTTCCTTTTAATGATGCGAATAGGAAGAGAGCTCCTTCATCTCTCGCAACGAGAGTCTTCTGTGCTCGCTTTTTTACTCTTCTCCTTCGCTTACGTACTATTAGCAGCTATCTCACCCGACCATTTCATCTTGTCGTTATTTCTTATTCTCTTAGTGATTTATGTGACAGGTAAGCAGATGGCAGAGCATAAACCCTTGAAAAAATGGCAGTCGATTGTCTTCTTTATCCTTACTGCTGGCGTATCACTTAATAATGGGTTAAAGGTGTTATTAGCTGATTTTTTCTCAAAGGGAAAGCGTTTCTTTCATCCTAAGAACCTCATTTTTGTTGTCATCTTACCTTCCGTAGCAATCTGGAGCTTTGGTCTTTGGGAGTACAAAACGTTCGTTGCTGATAGTGTCAATACACGAAAGGCACACGAAAAGAAAGCTGTAAAGGATGAGAAGACCAAGATGTGGAAAGAGTTCAGCGATACTACGCATCTTAAAGATAGTAAACAGCAGAAAGAAGGTTTTGCGTTACTATGGAAAAAACACCGAAAGGCACAGCTGAAGGCAAAGTATAGCGCACCACAATATGCTCATTCTGGTACGCCAGTGAGTAAACAACCGTTCTTGAACTGGACAGATGTGACTACTTCTCGCTGTGAGACACTCGTTGAGAACCTCTTTGGTGAGTCAATACAGTTGCACCAGAAGTATACGCTATGTGATGTTATTCGCGATCGCCCAGTCTTCGTTAGTTATAACTGGGTCGTAAACTATATTGTTGAAGGTCTTATCGTCTTACTCTTTTTAGGCGGAATCTGGGCTGGTAAACGTAGTAAGCTGATGTGGATGTGTTTGTCATTCTTCGCCCTTGACATGATACTTCATATAGGCTTAGGGTTTGGTATTAACGAGGTATATATAATGACTGCGCATTGGGCTTACGTCATACCGTTGTGTATAGGTTGTCTGATAAAGTCAATGAAAGGTGGGATTAGGCATGCTATCACCCTATTGACAGCCTTGATAGCTCTCTATCTCATTGTTTATAACAGTGCTCTAATTATCTTCACACTATAG
- a CDS encoding decaprenyl-phosphate phosphoribosyltransferase — protein sequence MKNLILLIRPHQWIKNLIVFLPVFFGGALLQWEAVYAGLITALSFSLTASSIYCLNDIVDVHDDRQHPVKCHRPMASGAVSITQGYILMGLMFVLSMNSTFLLHTRQVETASVIIFYWLLNIGYCLRLKRYAIIDVCVIAFGFVLRILAGGYATDIHLSKWIVLMTFLLMLFLSFAKRRDDVVRMNETGHAPRQNTIRYNLTFINQAITITASVTLVCYIMYTVSPETIANFHTDHLYLTSVFVLLGLLRYIQISVVDKKSGDPTKVMIHDRFMQLIVLAFGLAFLFIIYVLKNIQ from the coding sequence ATGAAGAACCTTATACTGTTAATACGTCCACATCAATGGATTAAGAATCTTATCGTCTTCCTTCCAGTCTTCTTTGGAGGTGCTTTACTGCAATGGGAGGCGGTTTATGCAGGGTTAATCACAGCCCTGTCATTTAGTCTGACGGCCTCGTCAATCTATTGTCTGAACGACATAGTCGATGTTCATGATGACCGTCAGCACCCAGTGAAATGTCATCGTCCAATGGCATCGGGGGCTGTTAGCATTACACAGGGCTATATATTGATGGGATTGATGTTTGTTCTGTCGATGAATTCGACCTTTTTGTTGCATACACGTCAGGTAGAAACAGCCAGTGTAATCATCTTCTATTGGCTGTTAAATATAGGTTATTGTCTCCGCTTGAAGCGTTATGCAATCATTGACGTGTGTGTTATTGCCTTCGGATTTGTACTTCGTATCCTTGCCGGAGGATATGCAACAGACATACATCTGAGTAAGTGGATTGTTTTGATGACATTCTTGTTAATGCTCTTCTTGTCCTTTGCAAAACGCCGTGACGATGTTGTGAGGATGAACGAGACTGGCCATGCACCTCGCCAGAACACGATTCGTTATAATCTTACGTTTATCAATCAAGCCATTACGATTACAGCGAGTGTCACCCTCGTGTGCTACATTATGTACACAGTAAGTCCTGAAACCATTGCAAATTTCCACACGGATCACCTTTATCTGACCAGTGTCTTTGTACTTTTGGGGCTACTACGTTATATCCAAATATCAGTTGTCGACAAGAAGAGTGGTGACCCAACGAAGGTGATGATACACGACCGTTTTATGCAGCTCATCGTCTTAGCCTTCGGACTTGCTTTCCTTTTCATTATCTACGTACTTAAGAATATCCAATAG
- a CDS encoding acyltransferase family protein — MKIRSIELADISRYRGELMGFAIIFVILFHVGLPREDAFFGLKRMGNIGVDFFLFLSGMGLWFSWTKHPSLRKFYLRRFLRVYPTWLFMACLYYIPDFLNINLTGHSGHSMNIVDLIGDITINWDFWMHNELTFWYIPAIMVFYLVSPFYMMLIAKNPIYRWTPVIMIMWCVVVEYITPLHEVVGHLEIFWSRAPIFFIGINIAEAVKRKETVGGSAIWMIVITFVIALSSCLFLEQEKHGQFPLFLERMLYIPLTFTSIILFNQVLRHTPKYINKILKVFGALSLELYLIHSHFVLDYLEQTDWSYWHKFAVTIVISLIFAWLLQTVIKGIITPIENRIK, encoded by the coding sequence ATGAAGATAAGAAGCATTGAATTAGCTGATATAAGCCGTTACCGAGGAGAGTTGATGGGTTTTGCCATCATCTTCGTTATTCTTTTTCATGTGGGACTGCCACGTGAAGATGCCTTCTTTGGCTTGAAGAGAATGGGCAACATCGGTGTAGACTTCTTCCTCTTCTTGAGCGGTATGGGCTTGTGGTTCTCTTGGACAAAGCACCCTTCGCTGCGAAAGTTTTATCTTCGACGTTTCTTACGTGTCTATCCTACTTGGCTCTTCATGGCCTGTCTCTACTATATACCAGATTTCCTTAACATCAATCTCACAGGACATAGCGGGCACAGTATGAATATCGTCGATCTCATCGGGGATATAACGATTAACTGGGACTTCTGGATGCACAATGAACTAACGTTCTGGTATATCCCTGCTATCATGGTTTTCTATCTTGTGAGTCCTTTTTATATGATGCTTATTGCCAAGAATCCTATTTATCGTTGGACTCCTGTTATCATGATAATGTGGTGTGTTGTGGTCGAATATATTACCCCACTGCATGAAGTAGTAGGTCATTTAGAGATATTTTGGAGCCGTGCACCCATCTTCTTTATAGGTATTAACATTGCAGAGGCGGTGAAACGGAAAGAAACAGTGGGTGGTTCGGCTATTTGGATGATAGTGATAACATTCGTTATCGCCCTTTCCTCTTGTCTGTTTCTTGAACAAGAGAAGCACGGACAGTTCCCCTTATTCCTTGAACGTATGCTTTATATCCCCCTTACGTTTACATCGATTATCCTCTTCAATCAAGTCCTTCGTCATACACCAAAGTATATCAACAAAATTCTAAAAGTCTTTGGTGCATTGAGTTTGGAACTTTATTTGATACATTCCCACTTCGTACTCGATTATCTTGAGCAGACTGATTGGTCTTATTGGCATAAGTTTGCTGTGACGATTGTCATCAGTCTGATATTTGCATGGCTCTTACAAACTGTAATTAAAGGGATTATAACGCCCATAGAGAATAGAATAAAATGA
- a CDS encoding HAD family hydrolase, producing the protein MRKIYAFDFDGTLTTKDTLLEFIRFAKGSGQMFRGFLLFSPLLLLMKLHLYPNWKAKQLVFSYFFKGMNIDDFNALCTHFAEQNKHLLRPAGIEKVRQAIEEEQATVLIVSASIDNWVRPFFDEIDKNIQVLGTQIETKGGRLTGQFTTKNCYGQEKVNRLTALYPHREAYDLIAFGDSRGDKELLDFADKGFYKPFRNKK; encoded by the coding sequence ATGAGAAAGATATATGCTTTCGACTTCGATGGCACACTGACTACTAAGGATACTCTCCTTGAATTTATCCGCTTTGCAAAAGGAAGCGGACAAATGTTTCGTGGTTTTCTACTCTTTTCACCCCTCCTTCTACTGATGAAACTGCATCTTTATCCTAACTGGAAGGCAAAGCAGCTGGTTTTTTCTTACTTCTTCAAAGGGATGAATATTGACGATTTCAACGCACTTTGTACACACTTTGCAGAGCAAAATAAACACCTACTTCGCCCTGCAGGAATAGAGAAAGTAAGACAGGCTATCGAAGAAGAACAAGCCACTGTACTTATCGTCAGCGCAAGCATTGACAACTGGGTACGACCTTTTTTCGATGAAATCGATAAAAATATACAGGTATTAGGGACGCAGATAGAAACAAAGGGAGGTCGTCTAACAGGACAATTTACCACTAAAAACTGCTATGGACAGGAAAAGGTGAATCGCCTCACGGCACTTTATCCACATCGTGAAGCCTACGACTTAATCGCCTTTGGAGATAGTAGAGGCGACAAAGAACTACTTGACTTTGCAGACAAAGGCTTTTACAAACCTTTCAGAAATAAGAAATAG
- a CDS encoding sulfatase-like hydrolase/transferase: MKFIKYAVSLLNKAYQPIKDNASFFFFMYLIGILVSYAELPTNNPDAAVYSNLWLELFLDLYVICIILTLFPLKIRRWIRAFLYIIAYCTSLTDLFCWVKFQSTLNPSMLLLVGETDEREASEFFSSYFTSDLIFSSVELLLLVMLIHILTTFLKKVKLPPAISYKVTVAKQIINHSHHILGGVCLVFLGWAIESSAHNKKEMVQMFSLDTIGSVEHELTTADCAQFYLPVYRLAFSIFSNELASQQVDRLIEAKDKMSVDSCSFKSPNIVLIIGESYGKLHSQQYGYFMPTTPRQVKRQKSGLLVPFSDVVAPWNLTSFVFKNVFSLHVVGEKGEWCDYPLFPSLFRKAGYHVTFITNQFLPKAKQAVYDFSGGFFLNHPELSAAMFDSRNQQLYRFDRGLLDDYDKNQQQHNTDHNLIIFHLLGQHVKYNQRFPSDRRHFKAEDYEKKRADLDGKQRNVLADYDNAILYNDSIVDAIISRFEDKEAIIIYMPDHGEECYEGNRGFICRNHSAAIDYDLAHYEFEIPFWIFCSYKYAAKHPDIYKEIIGAKNRRFMTDALPHMLLYLAGIHTKDYHAEYNILSPQYNEMRPRILKNTTDYDKLTRPSEKHLLPKQKSISK; the protein is encoded by the coding sequence ATGAAATTTATTAAGTATGCTGTCAGTTTACTGAATAAGGCGTATCAGCCTATTAAAGATAACGCCTCATTCTTTTTCTTCATGTACCTTATCGGTATATTAGTATCATATGCGGAGTTGCCAACCAACAACCCCGATGCTGCTGTATATAGTAATCTATGGTTAGAGTTGTTTCTCGACCTATATGTTATTTGCATCATTCTCACACTATTCCCTCTAAAGATTCGTCGATGGATTCGTGCTTTTTTGTATATCATCGCTTACTGCACGAGTCTTACCGACCTCTTCTGTTGGGTAAAGTTCCAATCAACGTTGAATCCGTCAATGCTCCTACTTGTTGGTGAGACTGACGAGCGTGAGGCAAGCGAGTTTTTCAGTAGTTATTTTACGTCTGACCTTATCTTCTCAAGTGTAGAATTACTACTGCTTGTGATGCTTATTCATATTCTAACAACATTTCTGAAGAAGGTAAAACTGCCACCAGCTATTAGCTATAAGGTTACAGTGGCGAAACAAATCATTAATCATAGTCACCACATCCTTGGGGGCGTTTGTCTCGTATTTCTTGGTTGGGCGATTGAATCATCTGCTCACAACAAGAAAGAAATGGTACAAATGTTCTCTTTAGACACCATTGGGTCTGTAGAACATGAACTAACAACTGCAGATTGTGCACAGTTCTATCTGCCTGTTTATCGCCTTGCTTTCAGTATTTTCTCTAATGAGTTAGCATCGCAACAAGTTGACCGTCTCATCGAAGCTAAAGACAAGATGAGTGTGGATAGTTGTTCGTTTAAATCACCAAATATCGTCCTTATCATCGGTGAAAGCTATGGAAAGCTGCATTCGCAACAGTATGGCTATTTCATGCCGACGACTCCACGTCAGGTTAAGCGCCAGAAGTCGGGATTGCTTGTACCGTTCAGTGATGTCGTAGCACCATGGAATCTGACCAGTTTCGTGTTTAAGAACGTCTTTTCTCTACACGTTGTTGGAGAGAAAGGGGAGTGGTGCGACTATCCACTCTTCCCTTCACTCTTCCGCAAGGCAGGCTATCATGTGACCTTTATCACCAATCAGTTCTTGCCTAAGGCAAAGCAGGCTGTGTATGATTTTAGTGGTGGATTCTTCCTCAATCATCCAGAACTTTCAGCGGCGATGTTCGATTCACGCAATCAACAATTATACCGATTTGATCGAGGTTTGCTCGATGATTACGATAAAAATCAGCAACAACACAACACCGATCATAACCTTATCATCTTCCATCTCCTCGGGCAGCACGTCAAATATAACCAACGTTTCCCAAGCGACCGTCGTCACTTTAAGGCAGAAGACTATGAGAAGAAACGTGCTGATCTTGATGGGAAACAGCGAAATGTATTGGCTGATTACGACAATGCTATCTTATATAATGACTCCATTGTAGATGCTATTATTAGTCGTTTTGAGGACAAGGAGGCTATTATTATCTATATGCCTGATCATGGAGAGGAATGCTATGAGGGTAATCGTGGATTCATCTGCCGCAATCACTCGGCTGCTATTGATTACGACTTAGCGCATTATGAGTTTGAAATTCCTTTCTGGATCTTCTGCTCTTATAAGTATGCTGCTAAGCATCCCGACATTTACAAGGAAATAATCGGTGCTAAAAACCGTCGTTTTATGACGGATGCACTACCGCATATGCTACTCTATTTGGCAGGTATTCATACGAAAGACTACCATGCAGAGTATAATATCCTCAGTCCGCAATACAATGAAATGAGACCGAGAATACTAAAGAATACAACGGATTACGATAAGCTTACTCGTCCTTCAGAGAAGCATCTCTTACCGAAGCAGAAGTCTATATCTAAATAG
- a CDS encoding acyltransferase family protein produces the protein MLNKEKNTYTEHSVPKQTKERREALLTRVECDALRGLAIIGIFLHNYCHWLRPVVKENEYQYFQRNVDKLYQVLQGSWNELFFFHILSFFGHYGVPVFLFLSAYGLTMKHEKQQPIVPTSMLQTQPSLPVFGFIKYHWVKLFRMMIVGFVAFTMVDAITDAPHDYHVMDIIGQMGLFNNLLPNPDDIIWPGPYWFFGLMIQLYIVYRLFLYRRHWAWNVVLIVLCFAIQLSCEPESEALNRWRYNFIGGMLPFGFGVLYARYAHAWTTATNLVVFVLSLFAILLMSFSYITWYFVPLVICVAAITFVRLLSWIDGVVGNKYFSVMSVLSWVGSISAALFVCHPITRKIFIPISRGGEYWTGLLLYVISSLCLAWLFKELMKKIPSPKLK, from the coding sequence ATGTTGAATAAGGAAAAGAATACATATACAGAACATTCCGTACCAAAACAGACGAAAGAACGCCGAGAAGCGTTGCTTACACGGGTAGAGTGTGATGCGTTGAGAGGGCTTGCTATTATCGGAATCTTCCTACATAATTACTGCCATTGGTTGCGACCAGTGGTAAAGGAGAACGAATACCAGTATTTCCAACGTAATGTAGACAAACTCTATCAAGTGTTACAGGGATCCTGGAACGAATTGTTCTTCTTCCATATTCTATCGTTCTTTGGGCATTATGGAGTACCTGTATTCCTCTTTTTATCAGCATACGGCTTGACGATGAAGCACGAGAAGCAACAGCCAATAGTGCCAACAAGTATGCTGCAGACACAACCAAGTCTTCCAGTCTTTGGTTTTATCAAGTATCATTGGGTAAAACTTTTCCGTATGATGATAGTTGGCTTTGTGGCTTTTACAATGGTTGACGCTATTACAGACGCTCCCCACGATTATCATGTGATGGATATTATCGGTCAAATGGGACTTTTTAATAATCTTCTTCCCAATCCTGACGATATTATTTGGCCTGGTCCTTACTGGTTCTTTGGGCTTATGATACAGTTGTATATCGTGTATCGACTCTTTCTCTATCGTCGACATTGGGCGTGGAATGTTGTGTTGATAGTGCTTTGCTTTGCTATACAGTTATCTTGTGAACCAGAGAGTGAGGCTTTGAACCGCTGGAGATATAACTTTATCGGTGGTATGCTGCCATTTGGTTTTGGTGTACTTTATGCGAGATACGCACACGCCTGGACGACTGCTACAAACCTTGTCGTCTTTGTTCTTTCGTTATTTGCCATACTACTGATGAGTTTCAGCTATATAACATGGTATTTTGTACCACTTGTAATATGTGTTGCCGCTATTACTTTCGTGAGATTACTCAGTTGGATAGATGGTGTAGTTGGCAATAAGTACTTCTCTGTTATGAGTGTTCTCTCGTGGGTTGGCAGCATCTCAGCAGCCCTTTTCGTTTGTCATCCTATCACAAGAAAGATATTTATTCCAATCTCTCGAGGGGGAGAGTATTGGACGGGACTCCTCCTTTACGTTATCTCGTCGCTTTGTTTAGCATGGCTGTTCAAAGAGTTAATGAAGAAGATACCGAGTCCAAAGTTAAAGTAA